The nucleotide sequence ATGAAATCGCCCAGCGGTTTAAAGATAATTTCGGATATGATTATTAGACCCTTTTCGCAGTAGATCGATAAATAACGTTGGGGTTGTGAGCAGCTTCAATGATTTCAGGAATGGATTTGAGTTGTAAAGGGTCTTATACCCGATGGGTATAAATTGTTAATGCCCCGCATTATGGGATGTAGGAGGGATCATGGATACCCGTATTTATGTGCTTCGTTTCACCAAGGAAAATGCCGACAGGCCGATAATCTGTCAGCTGGTCAAGAAATACGATATTGAGTTCAATATTCTCAAGGCCGCGGTGCTTGTGCAGCAGGAAGGGTTGATGGTCCTTGAACTCTCGGGTTCCAAAGCAAATGTCAACAAAGGCCTTGCGTATTTGAAAAAACAGGGCGTGGATGTCCAGAGGATTGCCGCAAGTATTCGTCGTGATGATGCAAAATGTTTTCAGTGCGGCGCATGCACGGGCATCTGCCCCACCGGCGCTTTGCATTTAGTACGCCCTGAAATGGCGGTGAATTTTGATGTAGATAAATGCAGCGGCTGCGGATTATGTGTGCCGGTCTGTCCGGTGCGGGCCATGGAAGTCGGCCTTAACGGCACCCTTGCAAAAGCGGAACTCCAGGACCTGCATCATCCGCCACCTGCGGAATAGTTTTGATTAGTCTATAGTTAAGGCTTTGGCCACTGTATTCAGACAGTCAGCTTGAACATTGAGGAATGTTGTTCTCAAGGCACAAAGGCAGAAGGCAGAAGGCAGAAAGTGAAAAAAACTGAAAAACTTGTTGATTACTCTGTGCCTTCTGCCTTTGTGCCAGACGCTTTCGACTTCAGTCGATAGCCGTTGACTTTTTAATCCGCGAGGTTTTGCAGTAATCTTCTTTCCAGAAATTGTTCGACGCCCCGAAATCACCGTGCTTTATCGGTGGATTGGGATTCTCTTTGCCAAAGATGTTTTTCACGGTCGGATCATAGTCCATTGTACAGAAATGCAGCCTTCCTAATATTTCATCGTCAAAATAGTTGAAACCGTTCATGATATTTTCCCATTTGCCCAGGGTGCGCTCTTTTTCTGAAACCGGGTTGGCGTAGAAATTGTCAATCTGCACCAGAAGGGAGCCGGTGCCGCCGAAGCCGCCGAAATGGGCCTCATAGTTTTCCGCCTTGGGATGCAGGGTATAGTTGTAAAATTCAGT is from Pseudomonadota bacterium and encodes:
- a CDS encoding 4Fe-4S binding protein, with protein sequence MDTRIYVLRFTKENADRPIICQLVKKYDIEFNILKAAVLVQQEGLMVLELSGSKANVNKGLAYLKKQGVDVQRIAASIRRDDAKCFQCGACTGICPTGALHLVRPEMAVNFDVDKCSGCGLCVPVCPVRAMEVGLNGTLAKAELQDLHHPPPAE